A single Drechmeria coniospora strain ARSEF 6962 chromosome 03, whole genome shotgun sequence DNA region contains:
- a CDS encoding replication factor C, subunit 1-like protein, with the protein MPDIRSFFAPKGGQAAAPKVSPAKEAAAPPKAKRTKGRKVVDDSDDDAPAPPKAVAKVAPKKKQKPDTEPKGVAISADDYFASAKDTKSSETPKKSSRSESKLQIDESTPVRSSPRKKQSSTKATTPPQTSSPPKRKASASYHQHNVDDDDAYMEDADEDADDIHAADVKGRSKRKTDTYVEEESEDDVLPQPKRVAARRRPAAASKAAIEPEVKTKASPTSRKRKSPAPEEDEEDEELPRKKPAPAKPRAPRAKKTEEPEDSQIQDILDSVVTVRPPTPPPKDPNAKFDWRKSAAGGGNASAQPVATADIPEGEEECLSGLSFVFTGVLRTIGRDEAQALAKRYGGKVTGQPSSKTSFVVLGEDAGPSKLAKIKSHGIKTIDENGLFDLIRKLPAYGGTGKGAQKALEKKKEQEEKVKQQVAEMEAEEKAKKAEEAVAAKKAAASRGTAAPASQPAQQPTLLLTSKYAPTQLNHICGNKAQVEKIQSWLRNWPKSKKYNFQRRGADGLGGERAIIISGPPGIGKTTAAHLAAKLEGYDILENNASDTRSKKLVEAGVSDVMNNTSLLGYFAGDGKAVDAKKKKLVLIMDEVDGMSSGDRGGVGALAKFCKKTEVPLILICNERRLPKMKPFDHVAFDIRFNRPTVDQVRSRVMTICHREGLKLPVPVVDALIEGSNKDIRQIINMVSAAKLDQTTMDFDQGKAMTKAWEKHVVLKPWDICQKMLGGGLFAPASKTSLNEKIELYFNDHEFSFLMIQENYLRTKPMALNGKGYTKAEERLKALELFDNAAESISDGDLVDRMIHGPQQQWSLMPTHAVFSTVRPASFIAGQLMGSGFTSWLGNFSKTGKLGRYVREIHSHMRLKASGDHNEIRQEYMPILWNLLVNRLQNEGTDCVGEVIELMDSYYLTREDFDAIQELGVGPMTDEKVHIETKTKAAFTRTYNAMNHPLPFMKASNIAAPKKQAKEAPDLEEAIEEEDEAEAVDAPEVDEDETDLKKDKYIKQPKVKKPSKKATKAAGGDDEGDEKPKGRGKGKGKKATK; encoded by the exons ATGCCGGACATTCGGTCGTTCTTTGCCCCCAAGGGTGGCCAGGCCGCAGCTCCCAAGGTCTCACCCGCCAAGGAAGCTGCCGCACCGCCCAAGGCGAAACGAACAA AAGGCCGaaaggtcgtcgacgatagtgatgatgatgctccTGC GCCGCCGAAGGCCGTGGCCAAAGTGGCGCCAAAAAAGAAGCAGAAGCC GGATACCGAACCCAAAGGTGTAGCCATATCAGCCGACGACTATTTTGCCTCAGCAAAGGACACCAAGAGTTCCGAGACACCGAAAAAGAGTAGCAGGTCCGAAAGCAAGCTGCAGATCGATGAATCAACCCCCGTACGCTCCAGCCCTCGAAAGAAGCAATCCTCGACAAAAGCGACCACGCCTCCCCAAACCTCGTCTCCTCCCAAGAGAAAGGCCTCAGCGTCGTACCATCAGCacaacgtcgacgacgatgatgcctATATGGAAGACGCCGATGAagatgccgacgacatccatgccgccgacgtcaagGGCCGAAGCAAAAGAAAGACCGATACGTATGTCGAGGAGGAGTCCGAGGATGATGTGTTGCCACAGCCCAAGCGAGTTGCCGCCCGAAGACGCCCCGCGGCCGCGAGCAAGGCCGCCATTGAACCGGAAGTGAAGACAAAAGCCTCACCGACGAGTCGAAAACGGAAATCACCGGCAccggaagaggacgaggaggacgaggagctccCGAGGAAGAAGCCTGCCCCAGCGAAACCCCGGGCCCCGCGAGCGAAGAAAACGGAGGAACCGGAGGACAGTCAGATTCAGGATATTCTTGACAGTGTCGTAACAGTTCGGCCCCCCACGCCTCCCCCAAAGGATCCAAATGCAAAGTTCGACTGGAGGAAGTCGGCCGCTGGAGGAGGTAACGCATCGGCTCAGCCCGTCGCAACGGCGGACATCCCAGAAGGCGAAGAGGAGTGCCTCAGCGGCCTCTCCTTCGTGTTCACGGGAGTCCTACGAACAATCGGACGCGACGAAGCCCAGGCCCTCGCTAAACGGTACGGCGGCAAGGTGACGGGCCAACCGAGTAGCAAGACGAGCTTTGTTGTACTCGGAGAAGATGCTGGCCCTAGCAAACTAGCAAAGATCAAGTCGCACGGCATCAAGACGATCGACGAGAACGGCCTCTTCGACCTTATCCGCAAGCTGCCTGCCTATGGCGGGACGGGCAAGGGGGCACAGAAGGCTCTGGAGAAGAAGAAAGAACAGGAAGAGAAGGTGAAGCAGCAggtggccgagatggaggcggAGGAAAAGGCCAAGAAAGCCGAGGAGGCAGTGGCTGCTAAGAAAGCGGCCGCTTCCCGCGGCACGGCCGCCCCGGCATCGCAGCCTGCCCAGCAACCTACCCTTCTACTCACCTCCAAGTATGCGCCCACCCAGCTGAACCACATCTGCGGCAACAAGGCCCAGGTCGAGAAGATTCAGTCGTGGCTTCGAAACTGGCCAAAGTCGAAAAAGTACAACTTCCAACGACGgggtgccgacggcctcggcggagAGCGCGCCATCATCATTTCTGGCCCACCCGGCATCGGCAAGACGACAGCGGCACACCTGGCTGCCAAGCTGGAGGGCTACGACATCCTGGAGAATAATGCCAGTGACACGAGGAGCAAGAAGCTTGTGGAAGCTGGCGTGAGCGACGTGATGAACAACACGTCGCTCCTGGGGTATtttgccggcgacggcaaggccgtggacgcgaagaagaagaagcttGTGCTCATCATGGATGAGGTGGACGGCATGTCCTCGGGCGACCGCGgtggcgtcggcgccctggCCAAGTTCTGCAAGAAGACGGAGGTTCCCCTAATCCTCATCTGCAACGAGCGACGGCTGCCCAAGATGAAGCCGTTCGACCATGTCGCCTTCGACATTAGGTTCAACCGCCCGACCGTGGACCAGGTGAGATCCAGGGTCATGACAATTTGCCACCGAGAAGGGCTGAAGCTCCCCGTCCCCGTTGTCGATGCGCTCATCGAGGGCAGCAACAAGGACATCCGGCAAATCATCAACATGGTGTCGGCCGCCAAGCTGGACCAGACCACCATGGACTTTGACCAAGGCAAGGCGATGACCAAGGCGTGGGAGAAGCACGTCGTGCTGAAGCCGTGGGACATATGCCAGAAGATGCTCGGTGGCGGCCTGTTCGCCCCCGCGAGCAAGACTTCGTTGAACGAGAAGATTGAGCTCTACTTCAACGACCACGAGTTCAGCTTTCTCATGATTCAGGAGAACTATCTGCGAACGAAACCCATGGCCCTCAACGGCAAAGGGTACACAAAGGCAGAGGAAAGGCTCAAGGCGCTCGAGCTTTTCGACAACGCCGCCGAGAGCATCAGCGACGGCGATCTCGTTGATCGAATGATTCACGGGCCGCAACAGCAGTGGAGTCTGATGCCAACGCACGCCGTCTTTAGCACGGTGCGGCCGGCCAGCTTCATTGCCGGCCAGCTCATGGGGTCCGGCTTCACCTCCTGGCTCGGAAATTTCAGCAAAACCGGCAAGCTCGGCCGGTATGTGCGAGAGATTCACTCGCACATGCGACTCAAGGCATCCGGCGATCACAACGAGATCCGTCAAGAGTACATGCCGATACTCTGGAACCTGCTCGTTAACCGACTGCAGAACGAGGGAACAGactgcgtcggcgaggtcatCGAGTTGATGGACAGCTACTATCTCACCCGGGAAGACTTTGACGCTATCCAGGAGCTCGGCGTGGGCCCGATGACGGATGAGAAGGTGCACATAGAGACGAAAACCAAGGCAGCCTTTACGAGGAC GTACAATGCAATGAACCACCCCCTTCCTTTCATGAAAGCCAGCAACATCGCGGCGCCGAAGAAGCAGGCGAAGGAGGCTCCCGACCTGGAGGAAGCGATCGAAGAGGAGGAtgaagccgaggccgtcgatgcccccgaggtcgacgaggacgagactGACCTCAAGAAGGACAAATACATCAAGCAGCCAAAGGTCAAGAAGCCGAGCAAGAAGGCGACGAAAGCAGCGGGGGGAGATGATGAGGGGGACGAGAAACCCAAGGGCcgggggaaggggaaggggaagaAGGCAACAAAGTGA
- a CDS encoding 60S ribosomal protein L16 gives MGTWLEPSINRKKKMAKGRPRVATGGSTKGTTVIWGDYGLRMIDHHRRISAKQLKMAEDTIKVRLRGEKYRIYKRKCCNVGVYVSGNEMRMGKGKGSFDHWATRMAVSQVLFEIKGRIHEQIVRDAFRLAGNKLPGQWEFVKKGDAPMVGITKLDGVTLEELKRPRRTIAPAELPGTKTPTAASTTAPGEACEVSSSP, from the exons ATGGGCACATGGCTCGAGCCCAGCATCAACcggaagaagaagatggccaagggacggccgagggtggcgacgggTGGTTCAACAAAGGGCACGACGGTCATCTGGGGAGATTATGGTCTGCGGATGATTGACCACCACCGACGGATCAGTGCCAAGCAGTTGAAGATGGCCGAGGACACCATCAAAGTGCGGCTTCGAGGAGAGAAGTACCGAATTTACAAGCGAAAATGCTGCAACGTCGGCGTCTACGTCAGCGGCAACGAG ATGCGAATGGGCAAAGGCAAAGGTTCCTTCGACCACTGGGCGACACGAATGGCTGTGAGCCAGGTTCTTTTCGAGATCAAGGGGCGCATTCACGAGCAAATCGTGCGAGACGCCTTCCGTCTGGCCGGAAACAAGCTGCCAG GTCAATGGGAGTTTGTCAAGAAGGGCGATGCTCCCATGGTCGGGATCAccaagctcgacggcgttaCTCTGGAGGAGTTGAAGCGACCTAGGAGGACGATTGCCCCTGCAGAACTGCCGGggacgaagacgccgacagcagcgtcgacgacggcacccgGGGAGGCGTGTGAGGTCTCCAGCTCACCTTGA
- a CDS encoding activator 1 38 kDa subunit yields the protein MALIIDKHRPRSLEALTYHHELSERLGSLARSSDFPHLLVYGPSGAGKKTRIVATLKELYGPGVEKIKIDARMFQTSSNRKLEFNIVASVYHLEITPSDVGNYDRVVIQDLLKEVAQTQQVDQSARQRFKVVVINEADHLSRDAQAALRRTMEKYSPNLRLILLANSTSNIIAPIRSRTLLVRVAAPTHDEICHVLELSAKKEGWEVVKGLHRRIAEESGRNLRRALLMYEAVHAQNEKVAENTPIPPADWEALIGQIAREIMDEHTPARILQVRSKLYDLLTHCIPATTILKTLTFKLLALIDDGLKGEVIQWSAFYEHRIKTGTKVIFHLEAFVAKFMRILEMYLMSMDM from the exons ATGGCACTCATCATCGACAAGCACCGGCCTCGGTCTCTCGAGGCCTTGACATATCACCACGAGTTGTCAGAACGGCTCGGGTCGCTG GCTCGAAGCAGCGATTTCCCCCACCTCCTCGTCTACGGACCGTCAGGCGCCGGCAAGAAGACGCGGATAGTGGCGACCCTGAAGGAGCTTTACGGTCCCGGCGTGGAGAAGATCAAGATCGACGCTCGCATGTTCCAGACGAGCAGCAATCGCAAGCTCGAGTTCAACATCGTGGCCTCGGTCTACCACCTCGAGATCACGCCGTCGGACGTTGGCAACTACGACCGGGTGGTGATACAGGACCTCCTGAAGGAGGTGGCGCAAACGCAGCAGGTCGACCAATCGGCGAGGCAACGATTCAAGGTGGTGGTCATTAACGAGGCGGACCACCTGTCACGCGACGCGCAGGCAGCGCTGCGTCGGACCATGGAAAAATACTCGCCCAATCTGCGACTGATCCTCCTCGCCAACTCGACATCCAACATCATCGCGCCGATTCGATCGAGAACGCTGCTGGTGCGGgtcgcggcgccgacgcacGACGAGATATGCCACGTGTTGGAGCTgtcggccaagaaggaggGCTGGGAGGTCGTCAAAGGGCTGCACAGGCGGATAGCGGAGGAGAGTGGGAGGAATTTGCGGCGAGCGCTGCTCATGTACGAGGCGGTCCACGCACAAAA CGAGAAAGTGGCGGAGAACACCCCCATCCCGCCGGCAGATTGGGAGGCGTTGATCGGACAGATTGCCCGGGAGATCATGGACGAGCacacgccggcgaggatcCTGCAAGTGCGGTCGAAACTCTACGACCTTCTGACGCACTGCAttccggcgacgacgatcctCAAGACGCTGACGTTTAAGCTCCTGGCACTgatcgacgacgggctcAAGGGCGAGGTGATTCAGTGGTCTGCCTTTTACGAACACCGCATCAAGACGGGAACGAAGGTCATATTCCACCTGGAAGCCTTTGTGGCCAAGTTTATGCGAATATTGGAGATGTACCTGATGAGTATGGACATGTAG
- a CDS encoding acetyl-coenzyme a synthetase translates to MEAPQSSMPSVQGTMGAVKKTPVVYEAHEVDTFQHPSKPHLTNLDEYQKLYKESITEPDKFWGRHARELLSWTRDFETVSSGSLQHGDVKWFTEGQLNASYNCVDRWAFKDPERVAIIYEADEVGAGRNVTYGELLRQVSKTAWALKQMGVRKGDSVAIYLPMIPEATVAILACTRIGAVHSVVFAGFSADSLRDRVLDADSKVVITTDEGKRGGKLIGTKKIVDDALKQCPGVSNVLVYRRTGADVPMKAGRDVWWHEEVEKWPSYIAPEVMNAEDPLFLLYTSGSTGKPKGVMHTTGGYLIGCAMTGKYVFDIHDGDRFFCGGDVGWITGHSYVVYAPLLLGVSTVVFEGTPAYPNFSRYWDIIEKQKVTHFYVAPTALRLLKRAGDEHVNCDMRHLRVLGSVGEPIAAEVWKWYFEVVGNEEAHIVDTYWQTETGSHTITPLAGITPTKPGSASLPFFGIEPAIIDPVSGDEIHGNDVEGVLAFKQPWPSMARTVYGAHKRYMDTYLNVYKGYYFTGDGAGRDHEGFYWIRGRVDDVVNVSGHRLSTAEIEAALIEHHAVAEAAVVGVSDELTGQAVNAFVAVKDGNEINDALRKEFIMQVRKSIGPFAAPKAIHVVPDLPKTRSGKIMRRILRKILAGEEDQLGDITTLSDPTIVEKIIKTVHDGRQK, encoded by the exons ATGGAGGCCCCGCAATCCAGCATGCCGAGCGTCCAGGGCACCATGGGCGCCGTCAAAAAAACCCCAGTCGTCTACGAGGCGCACGAGGTCGACACTTTCC AACACCCATCCAAGCCCCACCTAACCA ACCTCGACGAGTACCAGAAACTTTACAAGGAATCCATCACCGAGCCGGACAAGTTCTGGGGCCGACACGCTCGTGAGCTCCTCTCGTGGACGCGCGACTTTGAGACGGTCTCGAGCGGATCTCTCCAACATGGCGACGTCAAGTGGTTCACCGAGGGCCAGCTCAACGCCTCGTACAACTGCGTCGACCGCTGGGCCTTCAAGGACCCCGAGCGCGTCGCCATCATctacgaggccgacgaggtcggcgccggccgcaaCGTCACCTACGGCGAGCTCCTCCGCCAAGTCTCCAAGACGGCCTGGGCGCTGAAGCAGATGGGCGTCCGCAAAGGAGACAGCGTCGCCATCTACCTTCCCATGATCCCCGaggccaccgtcgccatcctcgcctgcacccgcatcggcgccgtccaCTCGGTCGTCTTCGCCGGCTTCTCGGCCGACTCGCTGCGCGaccgcgtcctcgacgccgactccAAGGTGGTCATCACCACGGACGAGGGCAAGCGCGGCGGCAAGCTCATCGGCACCAAGAAgattgtcgacgacgccctcaaGCAGTGCCCGGGCGTCTCCAACGTGCTCGTCTACCGGcgcaccggcgccgacgtgccCATGAAGGCCGGCCGCGACGTCTGGTGGCACGAGGAGGTGGAGAAGTGGCCGAGCTACATCGCGCCCGAGGTGATGAACGCCGAGGACCCCCTGTTCCTCCTCTACACGTCGGGCTCGACAGGCAAGCCCAAGGGCGTCATGCACACGACGGGCGGCTACCTCATCGGCTGCGCCATGACGGGCAAGTACGTCTTCGACatccacgacggcgaccgcttcttctgcggcggcgacgtcggctgGATCACGGGCCACTCGTACGTCGTCTACGCCCCGCTCCTGCTCGGCGTCtccaccgtcgtcttcgaGGGGACGCCGGCCTACCCCAACTTCTCCCGCTACTGGGACATAATCGAGAAGCAAAAGGTCACGCACTTTTACGTGGCCCCGACGGCCCTTCGCCTGCTCAAgcgcgccggcgacgaacaCGTCAACTGCGACATGAGGCACCTGCGCGTCCTCGGTTCCGTCGGCGagcccatcgccgccgaggtgtGGAAGTGGTACTTTGAGGTGGTCGGCAACGAGGAGGCACACATTGTCGAC ACGTACTGGCAGACGGAGACGGGCTCGCACACGATCACGCCGCTGGCCGGCATTACGCCGACGAAGCCCGGCTCGGCGTCGCTGCCCTTCTTCGGCATCGAGCCCGCCATCATCGACCCCGTCTCGGGCGACGAGATCCACGgcaacgacgtcgagggcgtcctcGCCTTCAAGCAGCCTTGGCCCAGCATGGCCCGCACCGTGTACGGCGCGCACAAGCGGTACATGGACACGTACCTGAACGTGTACAAGGGATACTAC TTCACgggtgacggtgccggtCGCGACCACGAGGGCTTCTACTGGATCCGgggccgcgtcgacgacgtcgtcaacGTCAGCGGCCACCgcctctcgacggccgagatcgAGGCGGCCCTGATCGAGCACCACGctgtcgccgaggcggccgtcgtgggcgtCTCGGACGAGCTCACGGGCCAGGCGGTCAACGCCTTCGTCGCGgtcaaggacggcaacgaAATCAACGACGCGCTCCGCAAGGAGTTCATCATGCAGGTGCGGAAGAGCATCGGACCCTTCGCCGCGCCCAAGGCCATCCACGTGGTGCCGGATCTGCCCAAGACGCGAAGCGGCAAGATCATGCGCCGCATCCTGCGCAAGATCTtggcgggcgaggaggaccaGCTCGGCGACATCACGACG CTCTCGGACCCGACCATTGTCGAGAAGATCATCAAGACGGTACACGACGGGAGGCAAAAATGA